In the Passer domesticus isolate bPasDom1 chromosome 4, bPasDom1.hap1, whole genome shotgun sequence genome, one interval contains:
- the RNF4 gene encoding E3 ubiquitin-protein ligase RNF4 isoform X2, giving the protein MSTTQRKRRGGTVNSRQARKRSRLVASTAEMASEAEPIELEESAGEEVVDLTCESSDPVVVDLTHNDSIVIVEENQRQRRNLRLRSQRQADSCVLSSDDEDETRDNDVYVAGKAARELGPLEEETASSKPSGTVSCPICMDVYSEIVQSGRLIVSTKCGHVFCSQCLRDSLRNANSCPTCRKKLTHRQYHPIYI; this is encoded by the exons ATGAGCACA ACTCAACGGAAGCGCCGTGGAGGAACAGTTAATTCTAGGCAAGCTCGAAAAAGAAGCAGGCTCGTGGCTTCTACTGCTGAAATGGCTTCAGAAGCAGAGCCAATAGAACTTGAAGAAAGTG CTGGTGAAGAAGTAGTAGATCTCACATGTGAATCTTCTGATCCTGTAGTCGTTGATCTAACTCACAATGATTCCATTGTG ATTGTTGAAG aGAACCAACGACAAAGGAGAAATCTGAGACTAAGGAGCCAGCGACAGGCAGACAGCTGTGTACTGAGCagtgatgatgaagatgaaaCAAGAGATAACGATGTGTATGTGGCTGGTAAAGCAGCTCGAGAGCTGGGACCGCTGGAAGAGGAAACTGCGAGTTCCAA GCCGTCTGGTACTGTTAGCTGTCCAATTTGCATGGATGTCTACTCAGAG ATTGTGCAAAGTGGACGACTGATTGTGTCAACAAAATGTGGCCATGTCTTCTGCAGTCAGTGCCTCCGTGATTCCCTTAGGAATGCCAACTCTTGCCCAACCTGCAGGAAGAAACTCACTCACAGACAGTATCATCCCATTTATATATGA
- the RNF4 gene encoding E3 ubiquitin-protein ligase RNF4 isoform X1: MGCRRKPFIWSLGLEEHHPLIFRNLELLSVSYLKESKEIIAVASLPLLFWCLYLFFSGFRSRNTMSTTQRKRRGGTVNSRQARKRSRLVASTAEMASEAEPIELEESAGEEVVDLTCESSDPVVVDLTHNDSIVIVEENQRQRRNLRLRSQRQADSCVLSSDDEDETRDNDVYVAGKAARELGPLEEETASSKPSGTVSCPICMDVYSEIVQSGRLIVSTKCGHVFCSQCLRDSLRNANSCPTCRKKLTHRQYHPIYI, encoded by the exons ATGGGTTGCAGAAGAAAGCCATTCATCTGGAGTTTAG GTTTGGAAGAACATCATCCTCTGATCTTCAGAAACCTGGAGCTTTTATCAGTGAGCTACCTAAAGGAATCTAAGGAAATTATAGCTGTAGCTTCCTTGCCATTACTTTTTTGGTGTCTGTACCTCTTTTTCAGTGGTTTTAGATCAAGAAACACTATGAGCACA ACTCAACGGAAGCGCCGTGGAGGAACAGTTAATTCTAGGCAAGCTCGAAAAAGAAGCAGGCTCGTGGCTTCTACTGCTGAAATGGCTTCAGAAGCAGAGCCAATAGAACTTGAAGAAAGTG CTGGTGAAGAAGTAGTAGATCTCACATGTGAATCTTCTGATCCTGTAGTCGTTGATCTAACTCACAATGATTCCATTGTG ATTGTTGAAG aGAACCAACGACAAAGGAGAAATCTGAGACTAAGGAGCCAGCGACAGGCAGACAGCTGTGTACTGAGCagtgatgatgaagatgaaaCAAGAGATAACGATGTGTATGTGGCTGGTAAAGCAGCTCGAGAGCTGGGACCGCTGGAAGAGGAAACTGCGAGTTCCAA GCCGTCTGGTACTGTTAGCTGTCCAATTTGCATGGATGTCTACTCAGAG ATTGTGCAAAGTGGACGACTGATTGTGTCAACAAAATGTGGCCATGTCTTCTGCAGTCAGTGCCTCCGTGATTCCCTTAGGAATGCCAACTCTTGCCCAACCTGCAGGAAGAAACTCACTCACAGACAGTATCATCCCATTTATATATGA